The nucleotide window ATTGGTTCGCAGCGTCAGTCGCAGCCGGGAGCGCCCAGAGCGTCTGACCAAACACGTGTGTACATCGCTCCTGAGGTTTTTCAGCAAAGGGAATATGGTGGCAAGGtacacatacatacatacatattgGAATTCAGTTCAATGTTAATATGTTACACATACATACATGGATTCGATTGAAAGTTCATACAATCGGGAACTATTTCTCTGTTAATTTCTCAATGTAGATCGCCGATGTGTGGTCCTGTGGAGTGACCCTCTACGCCATGCTAGTCGGTGCCTACCCCTTCCAGTGTCCTGACGACGAGCCAATAAATTTTAGGAAGATAATTCAGGTTAATTTCTCTGTTTCAGCATCTAACTCTCAGTTCCATCTCTATCCATTCTGATCACAAAACTAACGAGAACTTCATATTGCCAGAGGATACAGAGCGTGGAATACTCAGTTCCAAATGACCTGCACCTATCTGCCGAGTGCCGGGACCTCATTTCCAAGATCTTTGTTGCTGACCCAGCTGCTGTGAGTACCTGCTATGTGTATGCAACATTGTTCGAGGAAGTACATATATTTTTGCATAGTGTTATATTATTTCCTTTCAGATACTACTACCGAATAACTATCGTGCTGATTATGAAATACAGAGAATCACGGTGCCTGAGATAAGAAACCATCCATGGTTCTTGAAGAATCTCCCGGCTGATGATAGCACAATGAGCACCGAGGAGGCAGAGCAGCCGACGCAGAGCATGGATGAGATGATGCAGATCCTAGCACTGGCAGAGGCACCATATCTACTGCCGATGACATAGAAGAATTTGTAGATTCAGACCCCTATATTGACATCACCACACGCTAGTACACCTCATATATATTTGATATATTTTCAAACAAATTCCATATGTTACAAGGTATCAAATCTCAAAACATCATAGCAGCAGGAAAACTATATAGCTACAATAACTTGACCACAAGATGGCCAGAAGGGGATAAATTTGAGGTTATCGCTAGTTGGGCTGCCCATGCTTTGATTTCCCCCAAATTGTTACTCTTGTTGCTCGTGATGGTTTTCATTCTTTTCAATATTGCACAACATTTAGCTTACTGGATTAATTAACCATGCTGTTGTAATATTGCTTGAATATCTCGCTAATATGAGAACTGGTTGGTTATGTTGAACAATGTTTAATTTGTGAACCATTTAAATTACTGGACATCAGATCAGTTCTATGGCTACTGCTCACAAGTgcacgtttaccacataaaaaagCATGGTAAACACTTCCAATTTATTTACCCGAATCACTAGAAAAAAAAAAGTACCTTTGCCAAAGGCTAGGTAAGCGTAATCCCTCTGCTCGCCACAAGGCATGATCATGACTCATGAGGAGGCATGCAAAAAAGGACCGATGAGAGCTTTGGTGAGGTACGTGCACcctatttttaattttttttatatAGACAGATATAACTTTTAAACCGAGTGTCCAAATTACAAGTGTTTCCACCATTGCGTTAAAATAGCTTTGAAATTAAATACCATGTTGCCCATGTTACCATGTGTGTACTTCACATGTTAAGTACTCACATTTTTTTATTTGCAAACAATTAAGCCAGAGCCATTGGCACCATTTTAATTTTAGTTCTAAGACATGAACTTTGCAATTATTGATAATTGTATTCATTAATCGATGCTAGGGCTATATCCTCCTTTTTGATAAAAAAAAGTGTGAATCTGTAATGCCTTCCGCATCCCCATGTATTATAAAATGCTAAGCATCATTTATAGTTATACTAGCAAAAGGGCGTGTGCGTTGCAACGTGATAATAAAATTATGGTCTTCAAGTCAAGTTCCAAATATTCACATTGCATACATATACATGTATTTAAATATTTGTGCACCAATCGGTGTACATGTGGACGTAAGACATGTGCATCCTAACATGCTTAGAATGGATTTGATGTTGTACTTGATCCTTGATGCATGTATGATTTTATACATCCTCGATGCGTGTGTGAGAAGGAAAAGAAAAGGTCAGTCTCACGATGATTGAAAAAAATGGAGGGCCCTCTGACGTATGTTCACTTTTACGGATGGCGGGGTGGGTAATCCACTTTAACTTTAGGGGCAGTTTCGATGACAGACAAAAAATTCAGAGAAACAATTAACAACGAGTTTATTTTCACTTACAGGTGGCGTGTGGATAAATTACTTCAATTTTAGGGCCAATTTCGATGACAGACAAAAACTCAGATAATCAAGTAATGAAGAGTTTCTTCACTTATGGGTGACATTATGTGTAATTTATTATGGGCATCTTAGGGTAGGTGGATGGACCAAAAAAGCAGAGAAACACACCATCCTTTTTTTAGTAGGTATAGGTATAGGTATAGATTTATGGGTGGCGGAGTAGGTAATTTACTTCAACTTTACGGGGCAG belongs to Triticum urartu cultivar G1812 chromosome 7, Tu2.1, whole genome shotgun sequence and includes:
- the LOC125523543 gene encoding serine/threonine-protein kinase SAPK10-like isoform X2; translation: MYKYTGIPGSDVMRSRADGQLVAVTYIPRGEQVDEAVRREIMRHRSLRQPSVVRLREVVLTPTHLAVVSEHAPDLHRRVRDAGRFGEDEARLLFRQLVSGVSYCHSMRQSQPGAPRASDQTRVYIAPEVFQQREYGGKIADVWSCGVTLYAMLVGAYPFQCPDDEPINFRKIIQRIQSVEYSVPNDLHLSAECRDLISKIFVADPAARITVPEIRNHPWFLKNLPADDSTMSTEEAEQPTQSMDEMMQILALAEAPYLLPMT
- the LOC125523543 gene encoding serine/threonine-protein kinase SAPK10-like isoform X1, which gives rise to MYKYTGIPGSDVMRSRADGQLVAVTYIPRGEQVDEAVRREIMRHRSLRQPSVVRLREVVLTPTHLAVVSEHAPDLHRRVRDAGRFGEDEARLLFRQLVSGVSYCHSMQVCHRDLKLENILLDGGCAGPPRLKICGPGVSNRQSQPGAPRASDQTRVYIAPEVFQQREYGGKIADVWSCGVTLYAMLVGAYPFQCPDDEPINFRKIIQRIQSVEYSVPNDLHLSAECRDLISKIFVADPAARITVPEIRNHPWFLKNLPADDSTMSTEEAEQPTQSMDEMMQILALAEAPYLLPMT